One genomic window of Providencia hangzhouensis includes the following:
- a CDS encoding DUF1481 domain-containing protein: MLGTISMLSACSSNAPKLPEFSASGFIADDGVIRMWRLNDAKSQPLVLMVVYSPYKGTDTSVNFFEYRSGNLWQIRSQILNQKNGDITEQLRFDKNNEVIFMQRTQDGYKTPLSTDEITRWRFEAERILETNTALIVGGVKLYQGRWHQGKVTTCEGDVREVTFEPYAENWLQSRAKVWHSQLNLAWLESSEGNQLLMVADTDFCRWQPSKDSL; the protein is encoded by the coding sequence GTGTTGGGAACTATCTCAATGCTAAGCGCCTGTTCTTCTAATGCACCAAAGCTCCCTGAGTTTAGTGCAAGTGGTTTTATTGCCGATGATGGCGTCATTCGTATGTGGCGACTTAATGATGCAAAAAGCCAGCCTCTGGTCTTAATGGTGGTTTATAGCCCCTATAAAGGTACAGACACTTCCGTTAATTTCTTTGAATATCGTTCAGGCAATCTGTGGCAAATTCGCAGCCAAATCTTGAATCAAAAAAACGGTGATATCACCGAACAATTACGCTTCGATAAAAATAATGAGGTTATTTTTATGCAGCGTACTCAAGACGGCTATAAAACACCTCTTTCAACGGATGAAATTACGCGTTGGCGCTTTGAAGCTGAACGCATACTCGAGACAAACACCGCACTTATTGTTGGCGGCGTCAAACTCTATCAAGGTCGCTGGCATCAAGGTAAAGTGACGACTTGTGAAGGTGATGTACGCGAAGTGACTTTTGAGCCCTATGCTGAAAATTGGTTACAGAGCCGTGCGAAAGTGTGGCATTCCCAGCTAAATTTAGCGTGGTTGGAATCTTCTGAGGGGAATCAGCTTTTGATGGTAGCGGATACTGATTTTTGCCGCTGGCAGCCTTCTAAAGATTCGTTGTAA
- the hemE gene encoding uroporphyrinogen decarboxylase, giving the protein MTELKNDRYLRALLRQPVDVTPVWMMRQAGRYLPEYKATRAEAGDFIALCKNTELACEVTLQPLRRFPLDAAILFSDILTIPDAMGLGLYFETGEGPRFHKPIMSAADVKNIPIPDPEMELGYVMDAVRAIRKALEGNVPLIGFSGSPWTLATYMVEGGSSKAFTKIKKMMYEDPNTLHLLLDKLADSVILYLNAQIRAGAQSVMIFDTWGGVLTKRDYLQFSLNYMHKIIDGLIRENDGRRVPVTLFTKGGGQWLEEMAATGCDALGLDWTTEIADARRRVGDKVALQGNMDPSMLYAPPARIEEEVQNILSGFGQGEGHVFNLGHGIHQDVPPEHAGAFVDAVHRLSRQYHQ; this is encoded by the coding sequence ATGACTGAGTTAAAAAATGACCGCTATCTACGTGCTTTGCTACGTCAGCCTGTAGATGTGACCCCTGTATGGATGATGCGTCAAGCAGGGCGTTACCTGCCTGAATATAAAGCAACTCGCGCTGAAGCTGGTGATTTTATTGCTCTGTGCAAAAACACCGAATTGGCTTGTGAAGTGACATTACAGCCATTACGTCGTTTTCCATTAGACGCTGCAATTTTATTTTCTGATATTCTCACTATCCCTGATGCAATGGGGCTTGGGTTATATTTCGAAACAGGTGAAGGCCCACGTTTTCATAAACCGATTATGAGCGCGGCAGATGTAAAAAACATCCCTATTCCTGATCCTGAAATGGAACTTGGTTATGTAATGGATGCCGTTCGTGCCATCCGTAAAGCCCTTGAAGGTAATGTGCCACTGATTGGTTTCTCTGGTAGCCCGTGGACACTGGCGACTTATATGGTGGAAGGTGGCAGTAGCAAAGCATTCACTAAAATCAAAAAGATGATGTACGAAGACCCGAACACATTACATTTGTTATTGGATAAACTGGCGGACAGTGTCATTTTATACTTGAATGCTCAAATTCGTGCAGGCGCACAGTCCGTGATGATTTTTGATACATGGGGTGGGGTGTTAACTAAGCGTGATTATTTACAGTTTTCACTGAATTATATGCATAAAATTATTGATGGCTTAATTCGTGAAAATGATGGTCGCCGTGTTCCTGTCACCTTATTTACTAAAGGTGGAGGCCAGTGGTTAGAGGAAATGGCGGCAACGGGTTGCGATGCATTAGGCCTTGATTGGACGACTGAAATTGCTGATGCTCGTCGTCGTGTTGGTGATAAAGTCGCTTTACAAGGTAATATGGATCCATCCATGTTATATGCACCACCTGCGCGTATAGAAGAAGAAGTGCAAAATATTCTATCTGGCTTCGGCCAAGGTGAAGGGCACGTATTCAATTTAGGCCATGGTATTCATCAGGATGTTCCACCTGAGCATGCAGGTGCATTTGTGGATGCAGTTCACCGTTTATCCCGCCAATATCATCAATAA
- a CDS encoding alkaline phosphatase family protein: MSEKVILVVLDGLSYSVAHHCMGYLNGLIKADSATLYQLECELPSMSRPLYECILTGVPPVKSGIVNNQIIRLSHFDSIFSLARLAGKTTAAAAYYWVSELYNRAPFVATRDRLTHDESLAIQHGCFYQADHYPDDHLFVDAEYLRTQFNPDFLLIHPMNIDDTGHKFGFDSPQYRNAARHADIILSNYIPTWIEQGYQILITSDHGMNNDRSHGGTLPEECLVPLFVVGSQFSHQPCDIEQTAICGTICRLLGANSLDKPVCDALLRGGL; the protein is encoded by the coding sequence ATGTCTGAGAAAGTCATACTTGTTGTCCTAGACGGTTTAAGTTATTCAGTAGCCCATCATTGTATGGGCTATCTTAACGGCTTAATCAAAGCCGACAGTGCAACACTTTACCAATTAGAGTGCGAGCTTCCTTCGATGTCTCGCCCTTTATATGAGTGCATACTAACGGGAGTTCCTCCTGTCAAAAGCGGTATTGTGAATAACCAAATTATCCGTTTATCCCATTTTGACAGCATATTCTCTCTCGCGCGCCTTGCCGGCAAAACGACCGCCGCCGCCGCTTATTATTGGGTGAGTGAGCTGTATAACCGAGCGCCTTTCGTCGCAACAAGAGACCGTCTTACTCACGATGAATCGCTAGCTATCCAGCATGGCTGCTTTTATCAAGCAGACCATTACCCTGATGATCACTTATTTGTCGATGCGGAATATTTACGCACTCAATTTAACCCTGATTTTTTATTGATTCACCCTATGAATATAGACGACACCGGGCACAAGTTCGGTTTTGATTCGCCGCAATATCGTAATGCAGCACGCCATGCAGATATCATCCTGTCGAATTATATTCCCACATGGATTGAGCAAGGTTATCAAATCCTGATCACTAGTGATCATGGGATGAATAATGATCGTAGCCACGGAGGGACACTTCCTGAAGAGTGTTTAGTCCCATTGTTTGTCGTCGGTTCGCAATTTTCTCATCAACCCTGCGATATTGAGCAAACCGCGATTTGTGGAACCATCTGTCGTTTACTTGGTGCCAACTCTCTGGATAAACCTGTTTGTGATGCACTATTACGAGGAGGTTTGTAA
- the purD gene encoding phosphoribosylamine--glycine ligase produces the protein MNILIIGGGGREHALAWKAAQSPLANKVYVAPGNAGTALEPSLENVNISATDIDGLLQFAKEKQIGLTIVGPEAPLVIGVVDAFKAAGLTIFGPTKGAAQLEGSKAFTKDFLARHHIPTAAYENFTDIEPALAYLDKVGAPIVIKADGLAAGKGVIVAMTLQEAKEAVHDMLAGNAFGDAGHRIVIEEFLDGEEASFIVMVDGENVIPMATSQDHKRVGDGDTGLNTGGMGAYSPAPVVTDEIHQRVMEQVIYPTVKGMDQEGNRYQGFLYAGLMIDKAGNPKVIEFNCRFGDPETQPIMMRLQSDLVALCLAGAKGELAGKDSLWDERPALGVVIAAGGYPGDYHNGDVISGLPTTEAADSKVFHAGTRMKDGEVVTAGGRVLCVTALGNDIAKAQAKAYEVAKTIHWNDSFYRNDIGYRAIARIK, from the coding sequence ATGAATATTTTGATTATTGGTGGCGGTGGCCGTGAACATGCCTTAGCGTGGAAAGCGGCTCAATCCCCTTTAGCAAATAAAGTGTATGTTGCCCCGGGCAATGCAGGCACAGCATTAGAACCATCCCTTGAGAACGTTAATATTTCTGCGACAGATATTGATGGGCTGCTCCAATTCGCTAAAGAAAAGCAAATTGGTTTAACGATTGTCGGCCCTGAAGCACCATTAGTTATTGGTGTTGTAGATGCATTTAAGGCTGCTGGCTTAACTATTTTTGGCCCAACCAAAGGTGCTGCTCAGCTTGAAGGCTCTAAAGCATTTACTAAGGACTTTTTAGCTCGCCATCATATTCCTACCGCGGCCTATGAAAATTTTACTGATATTGAACCTGCTTTAGCTTACTTAGATAAAGTCGGTGCGCCAATCGTGATCAAAGCAGATGGTCTTGCAGCGGGGAAAGGCGTTATCGTAGCCATGACTCTGCAAGAAGCAAAAGAAGCTGTTCATGACATGTTAGCGGGGAATGCCTTTGGTGATGCAGGACATCGTATCGTGATCGAAGAGTTTCTTGATGGCGAAGAAGCGAGTTTCATCGTTATGGTAGATGGTGAAAATGTCATTCCAATGGCAACTAGCCAAGATCATAAACGTGTCGGTGATGGTGATACAGGTCTAAATACAGGTGGAATGGGCGCTTACTCCCCAGCTCCTGTTGTGACAGATGAAATACACCAGCGCGTGATGGAACAAGTTATTTATCCAACTGTTAAAGGCATGGACCAAGAAGGAAACCGCTATCAAGGCTTCTTATACGCTGGATTAATGATTGATAAAGCAGGTAACCCAAAAGTTATCGAATTTAACTGTCGTTTTGGCGATCCTGAAACTCAACCTATCATGATGCGCTTGCAATCAGATTTAGTCGCTTTATGTTTAGCGGGGGCGAAAGGTGAGCTGGCAGGTAAAGATTCATTATGGGATGAGCGCCCTGCTTTAGGGGTAGTAATTGCTGCGGGTGGTTACCCAGGTGACTACCACAATGGCGATGTAATTTCAGGTTTACCAACCACCGAAGCGGCTGATAGCAAAGTTTTCCATGCGGGTACTCGCATGAAAGATGGAGAAGTCGTGACTGCCGGTGGTCGCGTCCTATGCGTAACAGCATTAGGTAATGATATCGCTAAAGCGCAAGCCAAAGCTTATGAAGTGGCAAAAACCATTCACTGGAATGATAGCTTCTACCGCAACGACATCGGTTACCGCGCTATTGCTCGCATAAAATAA
- a CDS encoding ABC transporter substrate-binding protein, translating to MKTIVPAILLSLTASSVTLAADANLAELIDAAKKEGQVYSVGMPDSWANWKGTWQDLATQYGLKHQDTDMSSAQEIAKFAAEKNNATADIGDVGASFGPVAVQKGVTQPYKPTTWAQIPDWAKDKDGHWALAYTGSIAFMINNDLVKDAPKSWDDLLKGKYKVTVGDVGIAAQANNAVLAAAFARGGDENNLKPAIEFFAELAKQKRLSVNDPTVANIEKGEVEVGILWDFNALNYRDQINRDRFTVVIPSDGSVISGYTTIINKFAKNPNAAKLAREFIFSDKGQLNLAEGYARPIRAQYLTLPDDIKAKLLPEEQYKNVQPIKNADGWEKSSRNLPKMWQQQVLIHQQ from the coding sequence ATGAAAACTATCGTTCCTGCGATTTTACTATCATTGACTGCATCCAGTGTGACATTAGCTGCTGATGCTAATTTAGCAGAGTTAATCGATGCAGCGAAAAAAGAAGGGCAAGTTTACAGCGTTGGAATGCCTGACTCTTGGGCTAATTGGAAAGGAACTTGGCAAGACTTAGCTACGCAATATGGGTTGAAGCATCAAGATACCGATATGAGCTCCGCCCAAGAAATTGCCAAATTTGCCGCAGAAAAAAATAATGCGACCGCAGATATTGGTGATGTAGGTGCCTCTTTTGGGCCTGTTGCCGTGCAAAAAGGTGTGACTCAACCTTATAAACCAACAACTTGGGCACAAATTCCTGATTGGGCAAAAGACAAAGACGGCCATTGGGCTTTAGCCTATACAGGGTCAATTGCTTTTATGATTAATAATGATCTAGTGAAAGATGCGCCGAAAAGCTGGGATGACCTATTAAAAGGGAAATATAAAGTCACCGTTGGGGATGTTGGAATCGCTGCACAAGCCAATAATGCTGTACTGGCCGCCGCATTTGCCCGTGGTGGTGACGAAAATAACCTAAAACCTGCCATTGAATTTTTTGCTGAACTCGCCAAACAAAAACGCCTATCCGTTAATGACCCAACTGTCGCAAATATCGAAAAAGGTGAAGTCGAAGTTGGCATCTTATGGGACTTTAACGCACTGAATTACCGTGATCAAATCAACCGTGATCGCTTTACTGTCGTGATCCCATCTGACGGTTCTGTCATTTCAGGTTACACCACTATCATCAATAAATTTGCCAAAAACCCAAATGCAGCAAAATTAGCTCGTGAATTTATTTTCAGTGACAAAGGCCAATTAAACCTTGCTGAAGGCTACGCTCGGCCAATTCGTGCACAATATCTAACATTACCTGACGATATTAAAGCCAAATTATTACCAGAAGAACAATATAAAAATGTTCAGCCAATTAAAAATGCAGATGGCTGGGAAAAATCGTCCCGTAATCTCCCTAAAATGTGGCAGCAACAAGTTTTGATCCACCAGCAGTAA
- the purH gene encoding bifunctional phosphoribosylaminoimidazolecarboxamide formyltransferase/IMP cyclohydrolase yields MQLLRPIRRALLSVSDKTGVVEFAKALSQRGVELLSTGGTAKLLAESGLNVTEVSDYTGFPEMMDGRVKTLHPKVHGGILGRRGTDDAIMQQHDIAPIDMVVVNLYPFAQTVAKPNCTLEDAVENIDIGGPTMVRSAAKNHKDVAIVVNSNDYQTIIDEMDNHENSLNWSTRFDLAIKAFEHTAAYDSMIANYFGELVAPYYGDTTQPSGRFPRTLNLNFIKKQDMRYGENSHQDAAFYIEENPKEASIATAQQIQGKALSYNNIADTDAALECVKSFEEPACVIVKHANPCGVAIGDSIHTAYDNAFKTDPTSAFGGIIAFNRQLDKETAQAIIDRQFVEVIIAPSVAKDALPILETKQNVRVLECGEWSKPVASLDFKRVNGGLLVQDRDLGMVEKEELRVVTKRQPTERELKDALFCWKVAKFVKSNAIVYAKNDMTIGIGAGQMSRVYSAKIAGIKAADEGLEVAGCAMASDAFFPFRDGIDAAAAVGVTCVIQPGGSIRDEEVIAAANEHGIAMLFTNMRHFRH; encoded by the coding sequence ATGCAACTGCTTCGTCCTATTCGTCGTGCCCTGCTTAGTGTGTCTGATAAAACAGGGGTTGTTGAATTCGCTAAGGCGTTATCTCAACGTGGTGTTGAGCTTCTATCTACTGGCGGTACTGCAAAGTTACTTGCTGAGTCAGGACTAAACGTAACTGAAGTTTCAGATTACACTGGGTTTCCTGAAATGATGGATGGTCGAGTGAAAACATTGCACCCAAAAGTGCATGGCGGAATTTTAGGTCGTCGCGGTACGGATGATGCCATTATGCAACAGCATGATATTGCCCCTATCGATATGGTCGTTGTTAATCTGTACCCTTTTGCCCAAACAGTGGCAAAACCAAATTGCACCCTTGAAGATGCTGTAGAAAATATTGATATCGGCGGCCCAACCATGGTGCGCTCCGCGGCTAAAAATCATAAAGATGTAGCAATTGTGGTAAATAGTAATGACTATCAAACCATCATTGATGAAATGGATAACCACGAAAACTCGCTAAATTGGTCGACTCGGTTTGACCTCGCAATAAAAGCTTTCGAACACACTGCTGCTTATGACAGCATGATTGCGAATTACTTTGGTGAATTAGTTGCCCCTTATTATGGTGATACGACCCAACCTTCTGGCCGTTTCCCTCGCACCTTGAATTTAAATTTTATAAAAAAACAAGACATGCGTTATGGAGAGAACAGCCACCAAGATGCTGCTTTTTATATAGAAGAAAACCCAAAAGAAGCTTCTATTGCAACTGCACAACAAATTCAAGGTAAAGCCCTGTCTTATAATAATATCGCTGATACCGATGCGGCTCTTGAGTGTGTTAAATCATTCGAAGAACCTGCTTGTGTAATTGTCAAACATGCTAACCCTTGTGGTGTCGCTATCGGTGATTCTATTCATACAGCTTATGATAACGCATTCAAAACTGACCCAACGTCTGCTTTTGGTGGCATTATCGCGTTTAACCGTCAATTAGATAAAGAAACCGCTCAAGCGATCATTGACCGCCAATTTGTAGAAGTCATTATCGCGCCTTCTGTTGCTAAAGATGCATTGCCTATTCTTGAGACTAAACAAAACGTTCGCGTACTTGAATGTGGCGAATGGAGCAAACCAGTTGCAAGTTTAGACTTTAAACGCGTGAATGGCGGTTTATTAGTGCAAGACCGTGACTTAGGAATGGTTGAAAAAGAAGAACTTCGCGTTGTGACTAAGCGCCAACCAACTGAACGCGAGCTAAAAGATGCGTTATTCTGTTGGAAAGTCGCAAAATTTGTGAAATCCAATGCTATCGTTTATGCCAAAAATGATATGACTATCGGTATTGGCGCAGGGCAAATGAGCCGTGTGTACTCTGCAAAAATTGCAGGTATTAAAGCCGCAGATGAAGGCTTAGAAGTCGCTGGCTGTGCAATGGCTTCAGATGCCTTTTTCCCATTCCGCGATGGTATTGATGCCGCCGCTGCTGTTGGAGTAACTTGTGTGATCCAACCAGGTGGTTCTATCCGCGATGAAGAAGTGATTGCTGCTGCAAATGAACATGGTATTGCAATGCTTTTCACTAATATGCGTCATTTCCGTCACTAA
- the nudC gene encoding NAD(+) diphosphatase translates to MNKLKLSGTESGWWFICFSGRLWLPHGDIPRGMAKDYLLEGKIATPIGEWQGEIVWLIAEKMPSDMASPRIVAAQDEGLFRLAGRGVQLAEFYRSHRYCGYCGTAMRHSETEWACLCDHCHERYYPQIAPCIIVGIRRDDHILLAQHRRHSQNPLFTVLAGFVEVGETLEEAVMREVMEESNIKVKNIRYVSSQPWPFPHSLMMGFLADYESGDIKVDPKELVSANWYHYNELPLIPPADTIARRLIEDTVALCRQSDYETGK, encoded by the coding sequence ATGAATAAGTTAAAATTATCAGGAACTGAAAGTGGTTGGTGGTTTATCTGTTTTTCCGGGCGTTTGTGGCTACCTCATGGAGATATTCCACGAGGCATGGCAAAGGACTATTTGTTAGAAGGAAAAATAGCGACACCAATTGGTGAGTGGCAAGGGGAAATTGTCTGGTTGATAGCCGAAAAAATGCCATCAGATATGGCATCTCCCCGTATTGTTGCTGCGCAAGATGAGGGTTTATTTCGTCTCGCTGGGCGAGGCGTGCAATTGGCGGAGTTTTATCGTTCTCATCGTTATTGCGGCTATTGTGGTACTGCAATGCGCCATAGTGAAACAGAATGGGCGTGTTTGTGTGACCATTGCCATGAGCGCTATTACCCGCAGATTGCCCCTTGTATTATCGTGGGGATCCGACGTGATGACCATATTCTATTAGCTCAGCACCGGCGCCATTCGCAAAATCCATTATTTACCGTATTAGCGGGCTTTGTTGAAGTGGGTGAAACACTAGAAGAGGCTGTTATGCGCGAAGTCATGGAAGAGAGCAATATAAAAGTGAAAAATATTCGCTACGTATCTTCACAGCCATGGCCTTTTCCTCATTCTTTAATGATGGGCTTTCTCGCGGATTATGAGAGTGGTGATATTAAAGTAGACCCGAAGGAGTTGGTGAGCGCAAATTGGTATCATTACAATGAACTGCCTTTGATCCCACCCGCGGACACCATAGCTAGGCGTTTGATTGAAGATACGGTCGCATTGTGTCGTCAAAGTGATTATGAAACGGGAAAATAG
- the metA gene encoding homoserine O-acetyltransferase MetA: MPIRLPDELPAVNFLREENVFVMTTTRASHQEIRPLKVLILNLMPKKIETENQFLRLLSNTPLQVDIQLLRIDQRESKNTPTEHLNTFYCDFEDIQDQNFDGLIVTGAPLGLVEFNDVLYWQQIERVIAWAKQHVTSTLFVCWAVQAALKVLYDLPKWTREEKLSGIYQHDTLEPYALLTRGFDGSFYAPHSRYADFPEDLIRQHTDLEILASSQEAGAYLFGSKDKRLAFVTGHPEYDGDTLAQEYWRDLDAGISPQIPCNYFKNDDPSNPPLVSWRSHGHLLFSNWLNYYVYQITPFDLTNMEPTLD; this comes from the coding sequence ATGCCTATTCGTTTACCAGATGAACTACCGGCAGTTAATTTCTTGAGAGAAGAAAATGTTTTTGTTATGACAACAACAAGAGCAAGTCATCAAGAGATCCGTCCCTTGAAAGTATTAATACTCAATTTGATGCCGAAAAAGATAGAAACTGAAAACCAGTTTCTGCGTTTGCTGTCAAACACACCATTACAGGTTGATATTCAACTATTACGAATTGACCAGCGAGAATCAAAGAATACCCCAACGGAGCACTTAAATACCTTTTATTGCGATTTTGAGGATATACAGGATCAAAACTTTGATGGCTTAATTGTAACGGGAGCTCCGTTAGGTCTGGTTGAGTTTAATGACGTATTATACTGGCAACAAATAGAAAGGGTGATAGCTTGGGCGAAACAACATGTGACATCAACCCTTTTCGTTTGTTGGGCTGTACAAGCGGCTTTAAAGGTCTTGTATGACTTACCAAAATGGACTAGAGAAGAAAAACTATCTGGTATTTATCAGCATGATACGTTAGAGCCGTATGCTTTACTCACTAGAGGGTTTGATGGATCATTTTATGCACCTCACTCTCGCTACGCTGATTTTCCGGAAGACCTTATTCGCCAGCACACTGATCTAGAGATTTTAGCAAGTTCACAGGAGGCTGGTGCTTATTTATTTGGGTCAAAAGATAAACGCTTAGCATTTGTGACAGGCCATCCCGAATATGATGGGGACACCCTTGCACAAGAATATTGGCGTGATCTAGATGCTGGAATTTCTCCTCAGATCCCATGCAATTATTTTAAAAATGATGATCCCAGCAACCCTCCGCTCGTGAGCTGGCGTAGTCATGGGCACTTGTTGTTCTCAAATTGGTTGAATTATTATGTGTATCAGATCACACCTTTTGATCTTACTAATATGGAACCAACGTTAGATTAA
- a CDS encoding HU family DNA-binding protein, producing the protein MNKTELVDAIAESADLTKVQAKAALESTLNAISETLKKGEQVQLVGFGTFKVSHRAARTGRNPQTKAEIQIPATTVPAFSAGKALKEAVK; encoded by the coding sequence ATGAATAAGACTGAATTAGTTGATGCTATCGCAGAATCAGCGGACCTGACCAAAGTTCAGGCAAAAGCAGCATTAGAATCTACTCTGAATGCTATTTCTGAAACGCTGAAAAAAGGCGAACAAGTCCAACTGGTCGGTTTCGGTACTTTTAAAGTTAGCCATCGTGCTGCGCGTACTGGTCGTAACCCACAAACTAAAGCAGAAATCCAGATTCCTGCTACAACTGTGCCTGCTTTCTCTGCCGGTAAAGCACTGAAAGAAGCTGTAAAATAA
- a CDS encoding YjaG family protein, producing MLRNPIHLRLEKLESWQHTTFMASLCERMYPNFQMFCQQTEFADAKVYRSILDLVWETLVIKDSKVNFDSQLEKLEEIIPSADDFDMYGVYPAIDACIALGEIIHSKLSGETLEHAILVSEASIRTVAMLEMTQAGREMTEEELKEIPAVEEEWDIQWDIFRLLAACEERDLELIKGLKSDLREAGVSNIGITLS from the coding sequence ATGTTAAGAAATCCCATTCATTTGAGGTTGGAAAAATTAGAAAGCTGGCAACATACAACTTTCATGGCAAGCCTATGTGAAAGAATGTATCCGAACTTTCAAATGTTTTGTCAGCAAACTGAATTTGCCGATGCAAAAGTTTATCGTTCCATCCTTGATTTAGTTTGGGAAACTTTGGTCATTAAAGATAGCAAAGTCAATTTCGACAGTCAGTTAGAAAAATTAGAAGAAATTATCCCATCAGCAGATGATTTCGATATGTATGGTGTGTATCCAGCTATTGATGCCTGTATTGCGTTAGGTGAAATTATCCATTCGAAATTGAGTGGTGAAACCCTCGAACACGCAATATTGGTTAGCGAAGCATCCATTCGTACGGTTGCCATGCTCGAAATGACTCAAGCAGGGCGGGAAATGACAGAAGAAGAACTCAAAGAAATCCCGGCCGTTGAAGAGGAATGGGATATCCAGTGGGACATTTTCCGGTTACTGGCAGCTTGTGAAGAGCGCGACTTAGAGTTAATTAAAGGATTAAAATCTGACCTCCGCGAAGCGGGGGTGAGCAATATAGGTATTACTTTAAGCTGA
- the nfi gene encoding deoxyribonuclease V (cleaves DNA at apurinic or apyrimidinic sites) — protein sequence MVLDTQLLRKEQTRQASKIILHDELPPLKLIGGADVGFEQQGAITRAVVAVLSWPQLELVEYQIARIPTQLPYIPGLLSFREVPGLMAAWEKIQNKPELVLVDGQGIAHPRRFGVACHFGLQANIATIGVAKSRLCGDAVELSEEPESVQPLMAGENQLGWVLRSKKRCKPLYVSPGHKVGFSSSLEWVKQCLKGYRLPEPTRFADGIASNRTFFKRMNEKIS from the coding sequence ATGGTTTTAGATACTCAATTGTTACGAAAAGAACAAACTAGGCAAGCTTCAAAAATCATTTTGCATGATGAACTTCCACCACTCAAACTGATTGGTGGAGCGGATGTGGGCTTTGAACAGCAAGGCGCTATTACGCGTGCAGTGGTAGCTGTATTATCTTGGCCACAGTTAGAACTTGTTGAGTATCAAATAGCACGAATACCGACTCAATTGCCTTATATACCGGGGTTACTTTCTTTTCGTGAAGTCCCTGGGTTAATGGCGGCGTGGGAAAAAATACAAAATAAACCTGAATTAGTACTCGTAGATGGACAAGGGATTGCACACCCACGGCGCTTTGGTGTTGCCTGCCATTTTGGGTTACAAGCTAATATAGCTACAATTGGCGTTGCAAAAAGCCGTTTATGTGGTGATGCGGTTGAGTTAAGTGAAGAACCCGAAAGTGTTCAGCCATTAATGGCAGGTGAAAATCAACTCGGTTGGGTATTGCGGAGCAAAAAACGCTGCAAACCATTATATGTTTCACCTGGTCATAAAGTAGGCTTTTCCTCTTCCTTAGAGTGGGTAAAGCAGTGTCTAAAAGGTTATCGGTTGCCAGAACCGACGCGTTTTGCTGACGGAATTGCATCAAATCGAACGTTTTTTAAGCGAATGAATGAGAAAATCAGCTAA